CATCTCTCCAAGTGTTAGACAGTTTGTTTCTGCTTCCAGAGATAAGACTGTGAGAGTCTGGAACGTTGTTGGTAGATGTATTGAGGTTTTGGAGGGTCACAACGACTGGGTCTCCTGTGTCAGATGCTCTCCAAAGAAGAACTCTGTTGTTCTTTCTGCTGGTTGGGACAAGGCTGTTAAGGTAAGtttatctttttatttttctacaATTcgcttttttgttgttgttctttCAAGTTTGTCTATGCTTCGGAGAGGATTAGCTGGTacattttgcttttgcttttttgttgtgGTTGCCAGCTATCCATATCTCAGATGATGTTACTATTATATTTGCTACTTCGGACGGTCGTTTCGACGACTGGATGagactttttttatcaCCAAGATCTCTGATGAGATGTTTTCCGAGCACTTGACATGTTTGAAAGGAGGAAATAGCAGGAACAGAAGGCGGTGTATGAGCCGATCCGGTATGTTGATGGCAACATTATCTGTATCGGTCGCATTACGCTCAACCAAGAGTCACTTTACTAACATcaaaattcttcattttctatCTAGTCTTGGGACTTGACTAAGGGAACTTTGACCGCCGACTTCATCGGCCATAACGGTTACGTTACCTGCATCACACCTTCCCCAGATGGATCCCTTTGCGCTTCCGGTGGTAAGGACGGTGTTATCATTCTTTGGGACTTGGCTTCAAAGAAGCTGTTGTACACTTTGAACTCTGGCCATGAGATTAACGCTTTGGCCTTCTCTCCAAACAGATTCTGGCTTTGCGCTGCTACCTCTTCTTCTATCGAGGTCTTCAACCTTCAAGAGAGAACTTTGAAGGATGAGTTGAAGCCTGAGGTTGCTGAGGGTAAGCCTCCTGTTTGTATCTCCTTGGCTTGGTCTAAGGACGGCCAGAACTTGTTCTCTGGTTACACTGATAACTTGATCAGAGTCTGGCAGGTCATGACCTCTTCATGAATGCATTCAATGTTTGCGTTGACTGTTTTTTTGAGGAGTCTGTTTAATATAATTTAGTCTTTTTTAACGGCTGTAAAGGCttataaaagaaagctttttGAGAAGAATCATTCCAGTACGTAGGTGTTGTATGCTTGTGTGTTTGTATAGTTGAGCTTTTCACTAATGCGATATGCGGTTAACGTTTTTTAAGTGTACTCTAAGCAGTCCTACAGATCTTCCGTGCTTTTAACTCAATACTTTTCATTTCGGTTGTACtcttatatatatacatgtaCGTCATTATCGGTATGTTGTTGCTGGAATATAGTTGTTCTTGCTCATTCGTTCGTCGATctcctgcttttttatccttGCATTCATGTTTTCTGTCTCTGCATCCACTTTATCAACGATTTGCGTTAATTCATTGTCAGCTGCAACCTCTTTGGCCTGCAAAAAATATCTTCGACTCTCAAAATAGTTCATCCGGTGAACTTCCAGGACTCCTAGCGAATATAATGTCATACTTAAGCATGCCTGTAACTGTCTGTCCTTCTTATGTGCTTTTACACCTTCAATTCCTCCCATCTTGTCTAAAAGCTTCCCATATATGCTTCCACTCATCTCTAAAGCCTTCAtctgctctttttcctcctgTTTATAATGCATTTCAAGGTCCAACCTCTTGTCTTCGTTTTCCTCCTTCCTCAAAAGCTTCTTTAACTGAGAAGCGCGCAATTCATGCCTTTCACTTTTCATATAATAGGCTGATCCCAAGTTGAGTATTGCAGTCCCAAGGTAAATTGGATGATAGTCCGATAACTGCATCCATAACAAGTTTGATTTGAGAAGCTCTATAGCTAAATTAGATCCTTCTCCCGTCATTTCCATCATTGCAAAAAGATCACGTGCTCGGATCAAATCCTGCATGAAATAGGGCCACTTTGCCGAGAAGTTGTCAAAAAACTTCactccttcttcattaCAGTACTTCTTAACAAACCTCCTTCGTTTCATATAGGCATTTATATACCACCTTGAACTATTTAGATCAAGTACTTCCATAATATCCATTCCATCAATGGAGccaatatttccatttttagCACCCATCTGGGCCAAAAAAGGCCACTTATCCTTAATTCTCTCTTCACAAAGAGCCATACTATCCAAAAGCTCGTACTTATCGTCCACAATTGTATCCTTTTCTGCTAACTCCAATAATCTTGTCCTCACAACTAAATCCCGGTTTAGCAATATatctttccatttctcCTCTACCTCCCCATTAGTAAGTTTCCCATGCAAAAACTCAGATAGCTTTTTGTACACCTCTCTTTCCTCACCTCGCATCTCCATATTATCATACATTTCGGCGATTTTGAGCACTATTCCTGTATACTTTGGATCAAGCTGGTCCATATGCTCCTCATTACTTTTGTCCAAGGCCTTTTGGTAATATTTTAATGCCATCATGTAGTTTTTCCCCTCCTTCTCCGACTCTGACCAAAGTCCCTTCCTCAAATTTCGACTCACTTGTTTTGAATATGGGTTCCATGGTTGCCAAATGATCATCACCATAGCAAATGTGCTTATTCCCAAGAATactcttttaaaaattatCCAGTTCCGTTtccttctctcttttttcctaTATAGCTCCTTGTACAGTTCTGCATTCTTTTGATCACTGTTTTGAAACTTTTTGGAGAGCCTGAATTCACTATTTAGCCTTAGTTGTTGGTGAAAAGTGCATTGCCTAAAAAGACTTGGACTCAGATTCAAACGATTAATTCCTACTCCATTTCTGGCGATTATAGGCCCTAGCAAGCCCAAACGCAGTACTCCCTTAAACATAATTTTGCACTTAAGCTTTAGCCGTTTTGACTAATAACAAAAGAGCATGTTAAAGGAAGGCGATTGATGGCTTTTTGATCTCtcctcactttatttcgatattcttgaatttttgcGTGCACTGCCCAGATGCCTATAGATAAGCGAGaccagaaaaaaatgaaataataatgagaaaaaggagTTGAAGTGTGTGTGATCTCGTACACGCGTATCAACATCAAGTATTCAttctttcattatcattaaCTAACATAAGCAACCGAAAATGTCTGAATACACGTATATCATAATTGATGAGTCGCCCCCCATGAAAGAAGACTTCCGGGACTCTGTTGATTATGTGCTTGATCTTATCATCAGCAAACTTGTgcgaggaaaaaagaaagacttCATATCCGTGATTACAGTTCATGACAAAAATACAAGCAACCCGATGAATGACAGAAGCCCGGATCAATGGCAGAATTGTGTATTAGAGAATCCAACACTCTACAGCTGGGACAAGTTGGAGCATCTAATGAAGGAAAGACTTCAAATAAATCACGAGGATGTAGAAAGAAGCGAGGCAGATGTTCCTCGAGCAATTGCAATTGCACTTCAACACATTGCCGATCttgagggaaaaaagaagcgtAAATCTGTGAAGTACTCCATTCTTATTGTGAGTAATTGGCTATCCGAGAACTCGTGGGATGGTTTAATCGAGCCTATATgttctctttctttgacTTACGATGTACTAATTGGTGCGATATATTTTCCACATGTCAAATCGGAGGAGGATCGAGAATTTTATGCCTTATATGAGGATAACATGAGAAGCCTTGAAAAACTAATACCCACACTTAGGATGAGAAATGGGGGAAATGGAAGGATATCCGGGTCATTTATGGCATCTTTTGAAACGGCAAAGTCATTCATTCGTGATGTCAATAAGGAACCACCAAAACTTGTATCACCAACACCTGTATTTAGGGGAGAAATAAGGCTATTTTGCGATATTAATGCAATTGATATGCGAGACACGATTAGCAGTCTCACATCCTCAGTTGACTCTTTGAAAAGTTTACTTTCCGGGTATGACAAGGCTGCCGATTCAGCTTCTCTCTATTTTATGGCAGATGGCTATCCTTTAACCAAGAAGGAGGCTTACTTTCAGACAAAGGAGATTGCAGTGATCCCCAGCGATGAGAATTTCAATGATGACGATTCAATGGTGCATTATAAAATATCCCGCATCAAATACGTGAGGAATCACTACGTGTATGAGGAggaaaacaatgaaaatagTACGGAGGATGCGTCAAAGGAAAAACTTGTGACCCAAATTCAGATAAAAAACGGATACAAGTACGGGATGTCGATAATACCTGCTACAAGTACCATTCAAAGACAATTCAAGACTCTCACTCATACGGGAATTGATATAATATCGATTGCAGAGCGCGGTAGCATTCCACCATGGTATTATAAAGGAGAGAGTGTGATGCTTTTCCCCGGTAAGAGTGCTAGCACTAAAGATGTGACTGCTTTCTGTATGTTTTCGCAGGCTCTCATGGTTACAGATTCGATAGCTATTGCAAGAGTGGTGCAAAAACCGGGTAGACCTGTAAGTCTTGCCGCACTAATCCCATCGTTTGTTTTGACTGAGCAGACCAAGTCCCAAATCAAGACTGAAGAGGCAGTAAGCGGTGTTAAAAGACAGCATATGCAAATAGATGATGATATGCAACCCGAGCATTATTATGGGTTGACGATGGTAAaccttttctttgaagACGAAAGGCGGTTTGCCCCGTTTGGCAAGCTGGGCAGAGTGTACAAGCAGGAAAAAGATCCCCAAGCAAAGTCTAGCAGTGCTAAGGAAACAGATATGCAAAGAGACATTCCAACCCAAGAGATGGTTGATGTCATGGAGCAGTTTGTAGAGAAGCTGGATCTTGATAGATTGAATGACGATAAGCCACAAGACTTCAAGGATGAAAGCAGGTTTGTTGAGTTTAATGATTTTGATACTTTGCCCATCCCCTGGAACAGGGGAATCGATAAACAATCAACTTACAAAAGCATAAGCAAAGTAACAAGAAGAATCCTCTCGCAGAATTCGCCAAAGGTTCATTTCATGCAGAAGGTAGTGAGAGTCATTTATAGGTACTTTCTTGAGGATGCAAATGGTAGGAGCAGCTTGTACGATTTAACAGAGAACAGCAAAAAGGAGCCTATTTCTGGCGATGCAAGGACTGCTTTTGACGTATTGCGAGAGTCCCTTGAAAAATCAACCAAGATCAATGGTCGGAATATGTTCATTCCAGATTTGTATGACCAGGCTGTTTTAGAATCGGATCAAGACATGAATCCTTGCTCAAACGCATGCAGAATCTCTACGGGGTGGAAAAGATAGAAAGCAAGGAGAAATCGGCACAGGAGGAAATCAATGTGGGTAAAATACGTCCGGGAGTTGCGAAAGAGCTTGCCTCTATCGAGCAGTTGTTGGGAATTGGAGGTGAGAAGTAGGATAGGTCTGTGTATGGTATGTATCAGAGGACAATTCTGGATCTTAGAGAGCGCGTTAATAGGCATGGTCGCGATAGCatggtaaaaaaaaaagataatttgatataaacagaattatgaggaaataaattaatattAAAACGAGGGGGTGCACGAAAAACTAAAATATACGTGTATCCAAAAAGTACGTACGCAACCGATAAGCAGCATAATACACAACAGTTTTATCCCTTCGCATCCTTCCGAGCCATCACTACACTTCGAGCACATTTTCACATCTGTCATCAACACATTCACGAAGTTCTGTGAGTATGTCGCTCGAGAAAACAGCTACAATTGCAGCCAATCCATCCACCACTCGAGGATTGTCAGTTCATCTCTCCTATGACCCAAGAACAAACAGAATCACATATGCGAGTGGTAAAAGCATCTTCCTCCGCTCCGTGGAAGATCCTTCCAAGTGTACGCAGTACACAGGGCACAAGGCTGCAACCACAGTGGCGACATTCTCGCCCTCCGGCTACTATGTGGCCTCTGGAGATGAAAGCGGAATTGTGAGAGTCTGGGATTGTGCATCAGACGACCTGATTCTCAAAGGGGAGTACCCGATATTGAGCGGCCGCATAAACGCAATTGCCTGGGATGCAGACTCAAAGCGGATTATTGCCGTTGGAGACGGAAAGGAGAGATATGGCCACTGCTTCACGTACGATTCTGGAAATACCGTCGGCGAGATTTCTGGACACACATCACAGGTCAATGCCGTTGCCATCAGGCCCTGCCGGCCATACCGGGCTGCCACGGTGTCTGACGATGCTGGCCTGGTGTTCTACCAGGGCCCACCTTTCAAGTTTGTCCAGTCTGTCCGCGGTAAGCACACGAATTTCGTCCGGGATGTAAAATTCTCTCCTTCGGGTGGCCACGTTGTTTCTGTCGGTGCAGACCGCAGCATCGTCTTGTACGAGGGCAAAACGGGGCAGTTCGAAAGGCAGATCAGCAACGCCCATGATGGTGGCATCTTTGCGGTCGATTGGTGCGACGAAAAGTCGTTTGTCACGTGTTCTGCCGACTCTACTGTCCGTCTTTGGTCCGTTGACTCCCCGGAAAAGCCCGAGAAAACCTGGAAAATGAGTGGTAAAACCACTGCAAACCAACTTCTCGGTGTTGTCCGGACCAAGGACTATGTCATAGTGCTAAACCTCTCGGGCGATCTCTACTACTTTGACGATTCCTCCGAATCAGCCGTGAAAACCGTCTTTGCACACCAAAAATCCATCACCGCACTCTCTGTGCTTGCAGATCGGGTATTCACCGGCAGTTACGACGGACGGATCCTCGCATGGGACTCGCAGGGCAAGCAGGGAAAGCTTGTGCGGGGAGATGATGCCCACACCAACTTGGTTGTCGGTATCTGCCCGGTTGCAAAGGACAGACTCGTCTCGGCCGCTTGGGACGATACAGTTGCGTcaatcgacgcgtcggcACTGCACGTCTCTCGCCTCGCCTCCTTGGAGGAGCAGCCGATCCAGATTGCCGCCTCTGAGGGTTTCTTTGCCGTTATTACAGAGTCCAAGGTTGCCGTTTACAGCTCGGATGGAAAAATCGTATGCGAGCTAAAGCTAGCTTTTACTCCAAGTGCTGTTGCCATCTCGAAGAGCTATGTTGTGGTTTCGGACTCTGCAACATTCAAGTCTCACGTGTACGACAAAAACCTTAAGCCTGCATCTGGTAAGGACTTGAAGCCTATGAGAGGCAAGCCTTCTTTTGCGAAAATATCGCCCGACGAGAATTTCCTTGCTGTTGGAGATTCGAACGGAAAGATCTTCTGCTATAATCTTTCATCTGGTGAGCTCGTGACCTCCAGGTGGGCATTTCACACCTCCAGAATCACGTCTATATCCTGGAATGAGGACAATGATCACGTCATCGCCTCGTCCTTGGATACTAATTTGATCGTGTACTCAGTTTCCAAGCCGGTGAGAAATGTCAAGGCTATGAATACGCATAAAGAGGGTGTTAGTGGTGTCGAGTGGATAGGACCAAATCGCGCTGTTAGTGTTGGTGCCGATGCCTGCTTGAAGTTCTGGGATGTTGTCTTCAAATAGGGCGGGAGAAATGACAAAAAAGACTTTtgtaataatataattattCAAAGCATGTATTCTACAACTTGACCAATCCTACTTGACTTCTTCAGTTCTTCTTACTTAACTTCTTACTTAACCTCTTCTTAACCTCTTTTTACTTAACTCTTCCTTCTTACCCCTTCCTACTTACCCCTTCCTACTTTCTGCATTACTTCACCTCATTCTAATTCGTTCTATTTTATCTATACGAACACATCGACTATTCCAGATagccaaaaaaagaagtcTAAATCGTGCCTCTTTATATTGGAGGCTGAATCTTCTCCATCACCTCGTCGATAATAATCGGAATGTCTACTTTATCAAGGATCTGGCTAACTAATGCCGGATCACTCCCGTATTGTATGGATGGCTCTTTCCGGGGATCTTCGAGCATATGTATTCGTATCGGTAAAAGTGAATATGCCGCTTGTCTTACCATCTCAGGCACAAC
The sequence above is a segment of the Brettanomyces bruxellensis chromosome 6, complete sequence genome. Coding sequences within it:
- the ASC1 gene encoding G-protein beta subunit and guanine dissociation inhibitor for Gpa2p (BUSCO:EOG092636T6); the encoded protein is MSATKDVEVLVLRGTLEGHNGWVTSLSTSQANPDLLLSGSRDKTLIVWQLTRDGDHYGVAKRALKGHSHIVSDCALTPDGNYAISSSWDKTLRLWKLDTGDCVTRFVGHTGDVLSVSISPSVRQFVSASRDKTVRVWNVVGRCIEVLEGHNDWVSCVRCSPKKNSVVLSAGWDKAVKSWDLTKGTLTADFIGHNGYVTCITPSPDGSLCASGGKDGVIILWDLASKKLLYTLNSGHEINALAFSPNRFWLCAATSSSIEVFNLQERTLKDELKPEVAEGKPPVCISLAWSKDGQNLFSGYTDNLIRVWQVMTSS
- a CDS encoding uncharacterized protein (BUSCO:EOG092619L1) encodes the protein MSLEKTATIAANPSTTRGLSVHLSYDPRTNRITYASGKSIFLRSVEDPSKCTQYTGHKAATTVATFSPSGYYVASGDESGIVRVWDCASDDLILKGEYPILSGRINAIAWDADSKRIIAVGDGKERYGHCFTYDSGNTVGEISGHTSQVNAVAIRPCRPYRAATVSDDAGLVFYQGPPFKFVQSVRGKHTNFVRDVKFSPSGGHVVSVGADRSIVLYEGKTGQFERQISNAHDGGIFAVDWCDEKSFVTCSADSTVRLWSVDSPEKPEKTWKMSGKTTANQLLGVVRTKDYVIVLNLSGDLYYFDDSSESAVKTVFAHQKSITALSVLADRVFTGSYDGRILAWDSQGKQGKLVRGDDAHTNLVVGICPVAKDRLVSAAWDDTVASIDASALHVSRLASLEEQPIQIAASEGFFAVITESKVAVYSSDGKIVCELKLAFTPSAVAISKSYVVVSDSATFKSHVYDKNLKPASGKDLKPMRGKPSFAKISPDENFLAVGDSNGKIFCYNLSSGELVTSRWAFHTSRITSISWNEDNDHVIASSLDTNLIVYSVSKPVRNVKAMNTHKEGVSGVEWIGPNRAVSVGADACLKFWDVVFK